The following proteins are co-located in the Triplophysa dalaica isolate WHDGS20190420 chromosome 2, ASM1584641v1, whole genome shotgun sequence genome:
- the LOC130407574 gene encoding somatostatin receptor type 5 translates to MESLNRSGWTGPIPGDYNSSTGFGFSEMSASIGNYSTNVSNQSIPFQGSSTMMTAIISLTVFIVGLTGNTLAIYVVLRYAKMKTVTNIYILNLAVADELYILGLPFLTTQNILSYWPFGSFLCRAVMTADSLNQFTSIFCLTVMSIDRYLAVVHPIRSTRWRRPRVAKAVSAAVWAFSFVVVLPVVIYSDVQDKYNSCNLIWPEPSNVWSTAFILYTATIGFFGPLLVICMCYLLIVVKVKSSGARAGFTKRRRSERKVTRMVVVIVVVFVLCWLPFYIINIVNLVFILPENSVMAGVYFFAVLLSYANSCANPLLYGFLSDNFKQSFRKVLCVRKANGVEDGEPSLPRTEKTTTHDTTFLTPRDNDLNRHGLQLEPCMSSSEKPQTAKPQIIGQSTL, encoded by the coding sequence ATGGAGTCACTCAACCGATCCGGGTGGACGGGGCccatcccaggggattacaacTCCTCCACTGGATTTGGATTTTCAGAAATGTCTGCATCAATCGGAAATTACAGTACCAATGTATCAAATCAAAGCATCCCATTTCAAGGAAGCAGCACCATGATGACCGCCATCATATCATTAACCGTGTTTATCGTTGGACTGACCGGCAACACATTAGCGATTTATGTGGTTTTACGTTATGCTAAAATGAAAACAGTAACTAACATCTATATTTTGAACTTGGCCGTCGCTGATGAACTCTATATTTTGGGTCTGCCGTTCCTTACGACACAAAACATACTTTCCTACTGGCCGTTCGGCTCCTTTCTGTGTCGGGCTGTCATGACGGCAGACTCGCTTAACCAGTTTACAAGCATCTTCTGCTTGACGGTCATGAGCATCGATCGTTATTTAGCGGTTGTACATCCTATTCGCTCCACTAGGTGGCGCAGGCCGCGAGTGGCTAAAGCCGTCAGCGCCGCGGTGTGGGCGTTTTCGTTCGTTGTCGTTCTTCCTGTGGTCATATACTCCGACGTCCAAGACAAATATAACTCATGCAACCTGATTTGGCCGGAGCCGAGCAATGTCTGGTCCACCGCCTTCATCCTGTACACTGCCACCATAGGGTTCTTCGGCCCCCTTCTGGTCATCTGCATGTGTTACCTCCTCATTGTAGTCAAGGTGAAGTCATCCGGCGCTCGGGCGGGATTTACGAAGCGCAGGCGTTCGGAACGTAAGGTGACGCGCATGGTGGTGGTGATCGTGGTGGTGTTTGTTCTCTGCTGGCTGCCGTTCTACATCATCAACATCGTGAACCTGGTCTTCATCCTTCCAGAGAACAGCGTGATGGCGGGGGTGTATTTTTTCGCCGTCCTCCTTTCGTACGCCAACAGCTGCGCCAACCCGCTTCTCTACGGGTTTTTGTCCGACAACTTCAAGCAGAGTTTCCGTAAGGTCCTGTGCGTCCGGAAGGCGAATGGCGTGGAGGATGGGGAACCCAGTCTACCGCGGACGGAGAAAACCACGACCCACGACACCACATTCCTTACGCCGCGGGACAATGACCTTAATAGACAT